The following are from one region of the Pectobacterium actinidiae genome:
- a CDS encoding EexN family lipoprotein → MKTSLCIFPIILASLFLAGCDNPKSTQWYKEHPDELSQRYKACESSGDDSQDCKNAREARFELRQENAKVPDLN, encoded by the coding sequence ATGAAAACGTCACTTTGCATTTTTCCGATTATTTTAGCCTCATTATTTCTGGCGGGATGTGACAACCCGAAATCAACGCAGTGGTACAAAGAACATCCGGATGAACTGAGTCAGCGATATAAAGCGTGTGAATCATCCGGCGATGACTCCCAGGATTGCAAAAATGCACGAGAGGCGCGATTTGAACTCCGTCAGGAAAATGCCAAGGTTCCCGATTTGAATTAA